ATTGCCGGTGGTATAGTTAAAGCGCTGGGGGTACCATTAAAGTCGCCTCAACCGCATGGTGAACAGGGCTCTTCTATTACAACTCCGTTCACCTACCAGTCTATGACTCCCGGCCAAGACTTTTTTAGTGAAATTGCCAGGCTCAAGGCAGAAGGTTGGCTTAATGGTGAGCACCAGCCGGACGATCCGGTTACCTGGGGGGAACTGGCGGCTGTAATTAACAGACTTAGAGATAGGTAGTATTGTGACAGAATATAATGATAAGCCCCGCGAGATGCTGCGGGGCTTATTTAAAATGTGGGCAAGTTGTCTAGATTGTTTGCTTCGATGTTGTCGGGGTTGCTCCTAAGGTATTCTTTACCGCTCCTTGCTTTTGCCACATTGACTCCTTCAATCTTACCGTCTCTGGCCATCATGATTGCCTCATCTATACTATATACGTTGTTGTTGATCATAACATCAGTGATATCGCCCTGCGCATTTTTTTTAACCTTATCAATTTTCATTTATTATCCCTCCTGGTTTTAGTATGCCCGGGAGTAAAAACAATAGTCATCTATGGGGTTTTGGACTTAATTTATGTGGTATAATTAACCAAGTTAACCTAACGCAACAGTTTGGCCGGGAGAAAGAGAAAATGCAAGCAGTACTGGAATGTTTAAACAAAAAGCAGGTAATGAGAAACGAAGACATTTTTGTCCTGCGTGATTATATTGCCAAAAAGTATCCCGATTCCGGTATCAATGAACGGGCTAAAATTCTAGCAAATGCCGTACATAAAGTAATTGACAGGTATCTTCAAGAGTTCAATGAGAAGTACAGGTCTCAGATTAAATTCAACTTGTTGCGAAGAGCCGTTTCAAAGAATTACTACGGACTTAACGAAGATGATATCTTTAAGATTTGTATTGCAATTCATAATCACGAGGAAGATTATACGGAGGCACTTACAAAGTGGGTAAATAACCGGCAAGAAATCCCTGTTGCCAGAGAGACACTAATAGAGTTCGTTAATAAAGTGCGCCGGTATGCCGGCGATAAACTGGAGCATGATTGGAGTCTCATCCTGGAGTACCTGAACAGCGTGGAAATTGAACCGGAGAAGCGTCATCTTCTGTCAAAACTCGATCTAACAAAATATATATCCTTGTTATTAGAAAGAATTGCCGGGGTTTTGCCATATGTTTCCGGTTTGTTGTCCAAAAATAAGTTCTACCAGGCTATGACAGCTTTCTTACTCATGTCTGTTTTCCTTACGGTGCAGCCTCTGAAAAACTTGCCGCCGTCGGTTCCCCAGATAGTGGTATCCAATAGCGCGGCGGTTTCAAAAACCAGGGCTCATCAGCCTGTAACACAACCTGAAATACTTACTGATGATTTGTTGTATAAAGAAGTCAATAATTCCAGGTTAAAACAATCATTGGTTAACAGAAATTCAATCCTTGCGGAAGAGCCCTATTTCTCAGTAATTATCCAGTCAGCAAAAGAATTTAACATCAACCCCATTTTTCTTTTTGCCATAGCAGGGCAGGAGCAGTCCCTTGTGCCCAGGCAGGACAAGGAAGCCGTTTTAATCGCTAACAACCCGTTCAATGTTTATCATAGCTGGGTCGAGTACAATACAAATATTCAGGATTCGGCCAGGATCGCTTCGATTACTATATCAAATTTACTCTGGACAAAACCGGAAGCAGTCGATCCCGTAACGTGGATCAACCAACATTATTGTGAAGATGAGCAGTGGCGGTACGGCGTCAGTTGGTTTTTTAAAAATCTCAGCAATGAAGTGCAAGGAGAGGGGTAAATCATGATTAGCCCGATATGTAAATTAATCGTCGTGCCTGAATCTGGCGGGTTGCGGAGGGAGTAAGAAGGAAAATAGCAGCCAGCCTGCCGGCCAGCAAACCGCTGGCAAGGTGAACACACAGTCTGATAACGATGAACCCCTTATAAGTCTTTTTGCCAAGGGCAAGAAGGTCGAAGGTTTATCCTTTGATTACACCATGACGTCAAAGGATCTTGTTATGAGCGGGAAAATGTGGATTGAAGGAGAAAAAGTTAAAACTGAATCCACGGTAGTTTCTATTATTGACGGCAGCACGTCTTATACCTATTATCCCGATGAAAACAAGCGATGAAAATGGTTTTCGAAAAACAAGACAACAAACAATCGGAGAATCCTTTCGATTACGGCAAAGACATAGACACATCTCCGGACAAATACAAAGTGCTGGAAACGACGGTTTACGATGGAATCAAGTGTAAGGTTATCGCTGCTACAGGCGCTGATGGAAAGGACAATCTGAAAATGTGGGTGAGGGAAGATTACGGCATTCCTATCCGTTTGGAAACAACAGGTGCCGATGGCAGCAAGACGGTTATTGAATATAAAAATATGACGGTAGAAAAACAACCGGCTAACACCTTCCGTCTACCCGCAGGTGTGACTGTAACCGATATGAGTCAAATGCTGAATAATCTGTCCAAAATACCCGGCT
Above is a window of Pelotomaculum isophthalicicum JI DNA encoding:
- a CDS encoding DUF3892 domain-containing protein, which gives rise to MKIDKVKKNAQGDITDVMINNNVYSIDEAIMMARDGKIEGVNVAKARSGKEYLRSNPDNIEANNLDNLPTF
- a CDS encoding LolA family protein; its protein translation is MKMVFEKQDNKQSENPFDYGKDIDTSPDKYKVLETTVYDGIKCKVIAATGADGKDNLKMWVREDYGIPIRLETTGADGSKTVIEYKNMTVEKQPANTFRLPAGVTVTDMSQMLNNLSKIPGSGQ